The following coding sequences are from one Anabas testudineus chromosome 16, fAnaTes1.2, whole genome shotgun sequence window:
- the sgk2b gene encoding serine/threonine-protein kinase Sgk2b isoform X1, translated as MTVTQDRPVTYAKMRGVVSFFSALLKGKKVGFLHKLASTQQLYQRLDAQKILRRKEKEQKLMESSVSTETSEVKPSDFDYLKVIGRGSFGKVLLARHRKQGGYYAVKVLQKQMIVKRKEQKHVMVERSVLQKALLHPFLVGLHFSFQTPNTLFFVLDYVNGGELFYHLQREGSFPEHRSVFYAAEMAMALGYLHSLEIVYRDLKPENILLDSEGHVKLTDFGLCKEGVAVGGIMHTFCGTPEYLAPEVLQGHPYSRAVDWWGLGAVLFEMLYGLPPFYSRSKAKMFENILYAPLKLHNKASLAARSLLGGLLERDVSKRLGSSRDLVELQEHPLFCTINWDDLLARKVIPPFIPEVTGPCDISYIDSAFTQQPVPVSANEWCQPGGASEAFPGFSFMNPEEYMSAPLVS; from the exons ATGACTGTGACCCAGGACCGGCCGGTGACCTACGCCAAAATGAGGGGGGTCGTGTCTTTTTTCTCAG CTCTGCTGAAGGGGAAGAAAGTTGGCTTCTTACATAAACTAGCTTCCACCCAGCAGCTGTATCAGCG CCTGGACGCTCAGAAAATCCTGAGGCggaaagaaaaggagcagaAACTCATGGAG aGCTCAGTGAGCACGGAAACCTCTGA AGTGAAACCGTCAGACTTTGACTACCTCAAAGTTATCGGCAGGGGAAGCTTTGGAAAG GTGCTGCTGGCGAGACATAGAAAGCAGGGAGGCTACTATGCAgtcaaagtgctgcagaaacagaTGATTGTCAAGAGGAAAGAG CAGAAGCATGTTATGGTTGAAAGGAGCGTGTTGCAGAAGGCGCTACTGCATCCATTCCTTGTGGGACTGCACTTCTCTTTCCAGACACCAAACACTCTCTTCTTCGTGCTGGACTATGTCAACGGAGGAGAG CTCTTCTATCACCTTCAGAGAGAGGGGTCATTTCCTGAACACAGATCTGTTTTCTACGCTGCAGAGATGGCTATGGCACTGGGCTACCTCCACTCTCTTGAAATTGTTTACAG agACCTCAAACCAGAGAACATCCTGCTGGACAGTGAGGGTCATGTGAAGCTGACTGACTTTGGGCTTTGTAAAGAAGGTGTGGCTGTAGGTGGGATTATGCATACATTTTGTGGGACTCCTGAGTACCTCGCGCCAGAGGTACTACAGGGCCACCCGTACAGTCGAGCTGTGGACTGGTGGGGGCTCGGTGCTGTGCTTTTTGAGATGCTCTACGGACTG CCTCCATTTTACAGCCGCAGCAAAGCAAAGATGTTTGAGAATATACTCTACGCTCCTCTGAAGCTGCATAATAAGGCATCTCTGGCTGCACGTTCACTGTTAGGAGGCCTGCTGGAGAGGGACGTCTCCAAACGCTTAGGGAGCAGCCGTGACCTG gtggAGCTGCAGGAACATCCACTGTTTTGCACCATCAACTGGGATGATCTGCTGGCCAGGAAAGTTATACCACCATTCATTCCAGAAGTG ACAGGTCCTTGTGATATCAGCTACATTGACTCTGCGTTCACGCAGCAGCCTGTCCCTGTGTCAGCGAATGAGTGGTGCCAGCCGGGTGGAGCTAGTGAGGCCTTCCCAGGATTCTCTTTCATGAACCCAGAGGAATACATGTCAGCGCCGCTGGTTTCATAA
- the sgk2b gene encoding serine/threonine-protein kinase Sgk2b isoform X4, protein MYGHIQRVKPSDFDYLKVIGRGSFGKVLLARHRKQGGYYAVKVLQKQMIVKRKEQKHVMVERSVLQKALLHPFLVGLHFSFQTPNTLFFVLDYVNGGELFYHLQREGSFPEHRSVFYAAEMAMALGYLHSLEIVYRDLKPENILLDSEGHVKLTDFGLCKEGVAVGGIMHTFCGTPEYLAPEVLQGHPYSRAVDWWGLGAVLFEMLYGLPPFYSRSKAKMFENILYAPLKLHNKASLAARSLLGGLLERDVSKRLGSSRDLVELQEHPLFCTINWDDLLARKVIPPFIPEVTGPCDISYIDSAFTQQPVPVSANEWCQPGGASEAFPGFSFMNPEEYMSAPLVS, encoded by the exons ATGTATGGTCACATTCAAag AGTGAAACCGTCAGACTTTGACTACCTCAAAGTTATCGGCAGGGGAAGCTTTGGAAAG GTGCTGCTGGCGAGACATAGAAAGCAGGGAGGCTACTATGCAgtcaaagtgctgcagaaacagaTGATTGTCAAGAGGAAAGAG CAGAAGCATGTTATGGTTGAAAGGAGCGTGTTGCAGAAGGCGCTACTGCATCCATTCCTTGTGGGACTGCACTTCTCTTTCCAGACACCAAACACTCTCTTCTTCGTGCTGGACTATGTCAACGGAGGAGAG CTCTTCTATCACCTTCAGAGAGAGGGGTCATTTCCTGAACACAGATCTGTTTTCTACGCTGCAGAGATGGCTATGGCACTGGGCTACCTCCACTCTCTTGAAATTGTTTACAG agACCTCAAACCAGAGAACATCCTGCTGGACAGTGAGGGTCATGTGAAGCTGACTGACTTTGGGCTTTGTAAAGAAGGTGTGGCTGTAGGTGGGATTATGCATACATTTTGTGGGACTCCTGAGTACCTCGCGCCAGAGGTACTACAGGGCCACCCGTACAGTCGAGCTGTGGACTGGTGGGGGCTCGGTGCTGTGCTTTTTGAGATGCTCTACGGACTG CCTCCATTTTACAGCCGCAGCAAAGCAAAGATGTTTGAGAATATACTCTACGCTCCTCTGAAGCTGCATAATAAGGCATCTCTGGCTGCACGTTCACTGTTAGGAGGCCTGCTGGAGAGGGACGTCTCCAAACGCTTAGGGAGCAGCCGTGACCTG gtggAGCTGCAGGAACATCCACTGTTTTGCACCATCAACTGGGATGATCTGCTGGCCAGGAAAGTTATACCACCATTCATTCCAGAAGTG ACAGGTCCTTGTGATATCAGCTACATTGACTCTGCGTTCACGCAGCAGCCTGTCCCTGTGTCAGCGAATGAGTGGTGCCAGCCGGGTGGAGCTAGTGAGGCCTTCCCAGGATTCTCTTTCATGAACCCAGAGGAATACATGTCAGCGCCGCTGGTTTCATAA
- the sgk2b gene encoding serine/threonine-protein kinase Sgk2b isoform X2, translating to MTVTQDRPVTYAKMRGVVSFFSALLKGKKVGFLHKLASTQQLYQRLDAQKILRRKEKEQKLMESSVSTETSEVKPSDFDYLKVIGRGSFGKVLLARHRKQGGYYAVKVLQKQMIVKRKEKHVMVERSVLQKALLHPFLVGLHFSFQTPNTLFFVLDYVNGGELFYHLQREGSFPEHRSVFYAAEMAMALGYLHSLEIVYRDLKPENILLDSEGHVKLTDFGLCKEGVAVGGIMHTFCGTPEYLAPEVLQGHPYSRAVDWWGLGAVLFEMLYGLPPFYSRSKAKMFENILYAPLKLHNKASLAARSLLGGLLERDVSKRLGSSRDLVELQEHPLFCTINWDDLLARKVIPPFIPEVTGPCDISYIDSAFTQQPVPVSANEWCQPGGASEAFPGFSFMNPEEYMSAPLVS from the exons ATGACTGTGACCCAGGACCGGCCGGTGACCTACGCCAAAATGAGGGGGGTCGTGTCTTTTTTCTCAG CTCTGCTGAAGGGGAAGAAAGTTGGCTTCTTACATAAACTAGCTTCCACCCAGCAGCTGTATCAGCG CCTGGACGCTCAGAAAATCCTGAGGCggaaagaaaaggagcagaAACTCATGGAG aGCTCAGTGAGCACGGAAACCTCTGA AGTGAAACCGTCAGACTTTGACTACCTCAAAGTTATCGGCAGGGGAAGCTTTGGAAAG GTGCTGCTGGCGAGACATAGAAAGCAGGGAGGCTACTATGCAgtcaaagtgctgcagaaacagaTGATTGTCAAGAGGAAAGAG AAGCATGTTATGGTTGAAAGGAGCGTGTTGCAGAAGGCGCTACTGCATCCATTCCTTGTGGGACTGCACTTCTCTTTCCAGACACCAAACACTCTCTTCTTCGTGCTGGACTATGTCAACGGAGGAGAG CTCTTCTATCACCTTCAGAGAGAGGGGTCATTTCCTGAACACAGATCTGTTTTCTACGCTGCAGAGATGGCTATGGCACTGGGCTACCTCCACTCTCTTGAAATTGTTTACAG agACCTCAAACCAGAGAACATCCTGCTGGACAGTGAGGGTCATGTGAAGCTGACTGACTTTGGGCTTTGTAAAGAAGGTGTGGCTGTAGGTGGGATTATGCATACATTTTGTGGGACTCCTGAGTACCTCGCGCCAGAGGTACTACAGGGCCACCCGTACAGTCGAGCTGTGGACTGGTGGGGGCTCGGTGCTGTGCTTTTTGAGATGCTCTACGGACTG CCTCCATTTTACAGCCGCAGCAAAGCAAAGATGTTTGAGAATATACTCTACGCTCCTCTGAAGCTGCATAATAAGGCATCTCTGGCTGCACGTTCACTGTTAGGAGGCCTGCTGGAGAGGGACGTCTCCAAACGCTTAGGGAGCAGCCGTGACCTG gtggAGCTGCAGGAACATCCACTGTTTTGCACCATCAACTGGGATGATCTGCTGGCCAGGAAAGTTATACCACCATTCATTCCAGAAGTG ACAGGTCCTTGTGATATCAGCTACATTGACTCTGCGTTCACGCAGCAGCCTGTCCCTGTGTCAGCGAATGAGTGGTGCCAGCCGGGTGGAGCTAGTGAGGCCTTCCCAGGATTCTCTTTCATGAACCCAGAGGAATACATGTCAGCGCCGCTGGTTTCATAA
- the sgk2b gene encoding serine/threonine-protein kinase Sgk2b isoform X3: protein MESSVSTETSEVKPSDFDYLKVIGRGSFGKVLLARHRKQGGYYAVKVLQKQMIVKRKEQKHVMVERSVLQKALLHPFLVGLHFSFQTPNTLFFVLDYVNGGELFYHLQREGSFPEHRSVFYAAEMAMALGYLHSLEIVYRDLKPENILLDSEGHVKLTDFGLCKEGVAVGGIMHTFCGTPEYLAPEVLQGHPYSRAVDWWGLGAVLFEMLYGLPPFYSRSKAKMFENILYAPLKLHNKASLAARSLLGGLLERDVSKRLGSSRDLVELQEHPLFCTINWDDLLARKVIPPFIPEVTGPCDISYIDSAFTQQPVPVSANEWCQPGGASEAFPGFSFMNPEEYMSAPLVS from the exons ATGGAG aGCTCAGTGAGCACGGAAACCTCTGA AGTGAAACCGTCAGACTTTGACTACCTCAAAGTTATCGGCAGGGGAAGCTTTGGAAAG GTGCTGCTGGCGAGACATAGAAAGCAGGGAGGCTACTATGCAgtcaaagtgctgcagaaacagaTGATTGTCAAGAGGAAAGAG CAGAAGCATGTTATGGTTGAAAGGAGCGTGTTGCAGAAGGCGCTACTGCATCCATTCCTTGTGGGACTGCACTTCTCTTTCCAGACACCAAACACTCTCTTCTTCGTGCTGGACTATGTCAACGGAGGAGAG CTCTTCTATCACCTTCAGAGAGAGGGGTCATTTCCTGAACACAGATCTGTTTTCTACGCTGCAGAGATGGCTATGGCACTGGGCTACCTCCACTCTCTTGAAATTGTTTACAG agACCTCAAACCAGAGAACATCCTGCTGGACAGTGAGGGTCATGTGAAGCTGACTGACTTTGGGCTTTGTAAAGAAGGTGTGGCTGTAGGTGGGATTATGCATACATTTTGTGGGACTCCTGAGTACCTCGCGCCAGAGGTACTACAGGGCCACCCGTACAGTCGAGCTGTGGACTGGTGGGGGCTCGGTGCTGTGCTTTTTGAGATGCTCTACGGACTG CCTCCATTTTACAGCCGCAGCAAAGCAAAGATGTTTGAGAATATACTCTACGCTCCTCTGAAGCTGCATAATAAGGCATCTCTGGCTGCACGTTCACTGTTAGGAGGCCTGCTGGAGAGGGACGTCTCCAAACGCTTAGGGAGCAGCCGTGACCTG gtggAGCTGCAGGAACATCCACTGTTTTGCACCATCAACTGGGATGATCTGCTGGCCAGGAAAGTTATACCACCATTCATTCCAGAAGTG ACAGGTCCTTGTGATATCAGCTACATTGACTCTGCGTTCACGCAGCAGCCTGTCCCTGTGTCAGCGAATGAGTGGTGCCAGCCGGGTGGAGCTAGTGAGGCCTTCCCAGGATTCTCTTTCATGAACCCAGAGGAATACATGTCAGCGCCGCTGGTTTCATAA